In the Agromyces flavus genome, CCCGCCGATCACGGTGACGATGAACGCGAAGATCAGGAGCACCGAGCCGAGGTGGGCCGACACGTAGCCGTAGTAGACCGAGGCGAGCACGCCGCCCAGCCCGGCCGCGGCGCCGCCGATCGCGAACACGAGGGTGAACGAGCGGCGCACGTCGATGCCGAGGGCGGTCACCATGTGCCGGTTCTCGACGCCGGCGCGGATGATGAGGCCGTACCGGGTCTTCCGCAGGAACAGCACGATGCCGCCGAGGACGAGCGCCGCGCAGGCGATGAGCAGGAAGCGGTCGTTCGGGATGCGCGCGCCGAGAATCACGGTGGTCTGCGTGAGCCACTCGGGACGGTCGGTGTAGATCGGGTCGGTGCCCCAGATGCCCTCGAACAGCGCGACCGCGGCGAGCGAGATGCCGACGGTGACGAGCGCCTGCTCGATGTGCCGTTCGTAGAGGCGGCGGATGACGAGCACCTCGGTGAGCACGGCGACCGTCGCACCGACGAGGATGCCGACGAGTGCGGAGATCAGGAGGCCCGTCCAGGTTCCGTCCGAGATCCGGCGCCCCGCCTCCCAGCCGAGGAAGGCGGCGATCGTGAGGAAGGCACCGTGCGCGAAGTTCAGCACGCCCATGAGGCCGTAGATGAGCGAGAGCCCGCTCGCCACGAGGAAGTACAGCGCGCCCAGGCCGAGGCCGGTGACGAGCAGCAGGATCACGGTGTCCATCAGGCGGCCTCCCGCTCGTCGTGCACGCCGAGGTAGCGCTGCACGCGGTCGTGGTCGTCGAGGAGCTCGTCGGCCGATCCGGTGAACACGACGCGACCCGACGAGAGCACGACGACCCGATCGGCGAGGCGACGCACCACCAGGAGGTTCTGCTCGACGAGGAGGATCGGCGTGGTGCGCGCGGCCTCGGCGAGCGCGTCGGCGACCTCGTCGACGATGCGCGGGGCGAGGCCCTTGGTGGGCTCGTCAACCAGCAGGAGCCGGTTCTCGTTCACGAGGGCGCGGGCGAGCGAGACCATCTGCTGCTGGCCGCCCGAGAGCGTGCCGGCGCGCTGCTCGAGGCGGGCCTGCAGGTCGGGGAACAGGGATGCCACGACGTCGCGTCGCGGCATCCGGTCGCGTTCGGCCAGCCGGAGGTTCTCGGCGACCGTGAGCGTGCCGAACACCTCGCGGTCCTCGGGCACGTAGGCCACGCCGCGTTGCACGATGCGGTGCGTGGGCAGGCGGTCGATGCGCTCGCCCGCGAGGCGGACCTCGCCCGATCGGTCGATGAGGCCGAGCACCGACTTGATCGTCGAGGTCTTGCCGACGCCGTTGCGGCCGAGGAGCGCGGTGACGCCCGTCGCCGGGACGTCGAAGGTGACGTCCTCGACGACCTGCTGGCCGGCGATGCGGCCGAAGAGGTTGCGGATGCTGAGGATGGGCTCGGCACCGGGCTGTTCGCCGCTCATGCGGCGCTGCCGAGGTACGCGGACTGCACGGTGGGGTTCGCCATGACGGCCTCCGGGGAATCGGCGGCGAGCAGCTCGCCGTGGTGCATGACGGCGACCCGGTCGGCGAGGCCGAGGACGACGTCCATGTGGTGCTCGACCATGAGCACGGTGCGGCCACCGCGGTGGAGCCCGCGGATCACCTCGGTGAGGGCGGGGACGTCGGCCGAGCCGACGCCCGCCATGGGCTCGTCGAGGAGGATCACGCGGGGCTCCATCGCGATGAGCATCGCGATCTCGACCTTCCGCTTCTCGCCGTGCGCGAGACCCGAGGCGGTCGCGCCCGCGCGATGGGCCATGCCGACCTCCTCGAGCGCCGCGGCCGCGCGCCGGGTGGCGGCATCCGTGCGCCGTGGGGTGCGGAACACGGATGCCGCGCGGCCCTCACGGGCCTGGGCGGCGAGCCGCACGTTCTCGAGCACGTCGAGCGCCGGGAACAGGCTCGACGTCTGGAACGTGCGACCCAGCCCTGCGGCGGCACGTCGATGCACCGGATGACGGGTGACGTCCGTGCCGCCGAGCCGGACCGCCCCCTCCGTCGGGCGGAGGACCCCCGAGGCGACGTTGAACAGCGTCGTCTTGCCGGCGCCGTTCGGGCCGATGACGCCGAGCATCTCGCCCTCGGGCACCGCGAGGGAGACGTCCTTGAGCAGGAGCGCCCCGCCGATGCGGAGGGTGACGTGCTCGAGCTCGAGCGCGACGTGGTCGGTCATGTGCAGGTCTTCCCGTCCGTGAGTGCGATCGGTGGTCGGTCGTCTGCCGGAGCTAGTCGACGACCGGCGGCGCGACGGTCTCGGCGTCGATGGTCTCGACGAGCTCGGGCTCCCACCCGGCGTCGCCCTCGACGAGCGAGACCTGGTACATCGGCTGGATGAGCGCGTGGTCCTCGGCTCGCACCGTGACCTCGCCCTTCACCGACTCGAACGACCAGCCCTCGAGCGCGTCGATCATCGACTCGACGTCGTCACCGCCCTCGCGCACGGCCTGCACGATCATCTGCGCGGCCACGAAGCCGTCGACCGAGAAGAGGTCGGGCTCGGCGCCGTTCTCCTCGAGGTGGGCGATCATCGCCTCCTCGACGTCGGTGCCGCCGGCCCCGCCGAAGTAGTGGTTGAGGAACGAGATGTTCCCCGACGCATCGCCGTACGCCTGGTACGTCGCGACGTCGCCGAGTCCCGTGACGACGGGCGCGGCGTCGAAGACGCCCTGCTGCTCCAGCGCGGTCCACATCGCGCCCGACGAGGCGCCCGCCCACGCGACGAAGATGAGGTCGGGCTGCGCCGAGACGAGCTGCTGCGCGAAGGGGGTGAACTCGGTCGCGTCCTCGGCGACGAGCACGCCCTCGACGGTCGCGCCCTGCCCGCCGAGCACGGCCTGCACGCCGGCGAGGTTGCCCTGGCCGAAGGCGGTGTCCTGCGCGAAGACGACGACCTTCTTGCCCTCGGGGTCGCCGATGAAGGTACCGGCGGTCGCGACGTCCTGGTAGGTCTGGCGACCCGAGCGGAACGTGTAGTCGTTGACGCCCGTGATCGCGTCGGTGGCGGCCGGGCCCGAGATGTAGAGGATCTCGTTCTGCGCCGCCTGCTCGGCGAGCGAGGTCGCGATGCCGGAGACCACGGTGCCGGCGAGCACCTTCGTGCCCTGGCCGATGAGGTCCTTGGCCTTGGCGACCGCGGTGTCGGGGTTGCCCTGGTCGTCCTCCCACGTGATGTCGAGCTCACGACCGTCGACCTCGCCGGTGCCCTCGGTGGCGTAGTCGAGGCCGGCCTCGAAGCCGGCGGTGTAGGCCTCGCCGTAGGCCGCGAGCGGCCCGGTCTGCGAGGTGATCATGCCGATCGCGACGGGTGCGGCGTCCGCCTCGTCGGCGTCGCCTCCCCCGCCCGCGGTGGTCGGTGCGCAACCGGCCAGCGTGATGGCCGTGGCCGCGGCGGCGACGAGCGCCGGCGCGAGGTACTTCGGTGTAACTCGCATGCTGTGAGCCTCTCTGGGTGACGTCGGTGTCCGGAGAACCTGACAGGTGGTTCAGGTCTCAGGAACGTAGACTAGAGTCGAAACCGCACGAGGCGCAAGCCCAGTCGCCGGCGCCCACGATCGTGCACAACGAGACGAAGGAGTCCCACCGAAATGAGCTTTCCCGACGTCGTCCTGGTCGCCGGAGCCCGCACCCCGTTCGGCCGGATCATGGGCAACCTCGCCGCGCGCTCGGCCGTCGAGCTCGGCACCGTGGCGATCCGCGGTGCCATCGAGAAGGCCGGCATCTCCCCCGACGACGTGGATGCGGTCATCATGGGCCAGGTGCTCCAGGCCGGCGCGGGCCAGAACCCCGCCAAGCAGTCCGCCGTCGCGGCCGGCATCCCGTGGCGCGTGCCCGCGACGACCATCAACAAGGTCTGCCTGTCCGGCCTCGTGGCGATCGCGGATGCCGCGCGGCTGATCCGCCTCGGCGAGGCGCGGGTCGTCGTGGCCGGCGGCCAGGAGTCGATGACCAACGCGCCGCACGTGCTGCCCTCGTCCCGCAAGGGCCACCTGTACGGCGGGATCGAACTCGTCGACGTCACCGCGCACGACGGCCTGACCGACGCGTTCGACCACGAGTCGATGGGCGCGTCGACCGAGCGCTTCAACGAGCGGTACGGCCTCGGCCGCGCCGAACAGGACGAGATCGCCGCGGCGTCGCACGTGCGAGCCGGAGCGGCCCAGGCCGAGGGGCTCTTCGACGCCGAGATCGTGCCCGTCGAGATCCCGCAGCGCAAGGGCGACCCGGTCGTCGTCTCGGGCGACGAGGGCGTGCGGCCCGACTCGACCGTCGAGACGCTCGGCAAGCTGCGTCCCGCCTTCGCCGAGGGCGGTGCGATCACCGCCGGCAACTCGTCGCCGATCTCCGACGGCGCGGCCGCGGTCGTGGTCGCCGACCGCGCGTGGGCCGAGGAGCGCGGGCTGCCGTGGCTGGCGCTCATCGGAGCCTCCGGCCAGGTCGCCGGGCCCGACAACTCGCTGCACTCGCAGCCGTCGAACGCCATCGCCGCGGCGCTCGAGCGCGACGGCTGGACGGCGTCCGACCTCGACCTCGTCGAGATCAACGAGGCGTTCGCCGCCGTGTCGCTGCAGTCGATGAAGGACCTCGCACTCGACCGCGAGAAGGTCAACGTCCACGGCGGCGCGATCGCGCTCGGCCACCCGATCGGCGCGTCCGGAGCGCGGCTCGCGCTGCACGCCGCGCTCGAGCTCTCCCGACGAGGCGGTGGCAAGGCGGCCGTCGCCCTCTGCGGCGGCGGCGGGCAGGGCGAGGCGCTGCTGCTCTCGCGCTAGTCGTCGCCCACCCCCGAGCGGCCGTGTCGAGGCTGGTGCAGAATTGCACCAGCCTCGGGCGGGCCGGGCGGAGAGGTGTGCGCATGAGCGAGACCACGACCCGACGTGGCGGTGCGCCATCCGTCACCGGACTCGATCACCGGCTGCGACGGATGACGGCCCGGAACCCCGACGAGCCGCACCGGACCGCCACGCCGCTGGAACTCTTCTTCGACCTCGTGTTCGTCGCGGCCTTCAGCCAGGCCGGCAACCAGACCGCCCACCTCCTCGAGCTCGGGCACTTCGCGTCCGCCACCTTCGCGTTCGTGTTCGCGGCGTTCGCGATCTCGTGGGCGTGGATCAACTACGCCTGGTTCGCGTCGGCGTACGACAACGACGACGTGTTCTTCCGCGTCGCCACCATGATGCAGATGATCGGCGTCATCGTGCTGGCGCTGGGGCTTCCCGAGACGTTCCGCTCGATCGACGAGGGCGGCGAGCTCCGGAACGGCATCGTGGTCATCGGCTACATCATCATGCGCGTCGCCGTGCTGGCGCTCTGGATCCGTGCGGCGATGCACGATCCCGAACACCGGCGCACGGCGATCGCCTACGTCGTGCTCATCTCGATCTCGCAGATCGGCTGGATCGCGCTCCTGGTGATGAACCTCCCGCTCGACCGGGTCTTCGTCCTGTGGCTCGTGCTCGTCGCGTTCGAGCTGGCCGGGCCGATCATCGCCGAGCGGATCGGCGGCCGAACGCCCTGGCACGCGCACCACATCGCAGAGCGGTACGGCCTGCTCGTCATCATCACGCTCGGCGAGATCGTGCTCGGCACGATCGTGGCGATCTCGGCGGTCGTCGAGGAGCAGGGCTGGGACCTCGAGGCCGTGCTCGTGACCGTCGGCGGCACGATGCTGGCCTTCGGACTGTGGTGGGTGTACTTCATCATGCCGTCGGCCAAGGTGCTCGCCCGGCATCGCGAACGCGGCTGGATGTGGGGCTACGGCCACATCGTGCTCTTCGGTGCGCTCGCCGCCACGGGCGCGGGCCTGCACGTCGCGGCGTACGTCATCGAGGGGGTCGCGCACATCGACGATTCGCTCGCGCTGCTCACGGTCGTCGTGCCCGTCAGCGTGTTCTCGGTGGCGCTCTTCACGCTCTACACGCTGCTGCTTCGCGAGTTCGATCCGTTCCACATCCTGCTGTTCGTCGGCAGCATCGTGCCGCTCGTGGTGGCGGCCTGGCTGGTCGCGGCCGGCGCCAGCATCGGCACCGGGATCGTGATCGCGGCCTTCTCGCCGATCGTGGTCGCGGTCGGCTACGAGACGATCGGGCACCGGCACCAGGCGGCGGCGCTCGAGCGCGCGCTCGCCTGATCCGGTGCCCGATCGGCCGACGCTAGGCGTTCGGCCGGTTCGCGCGCAGCACCTCGAGTCGCGCGCGGTACTCGGTCTCGTCGATGTCGCCCTTGGCGTAGCGTTCGGCCAGGGTGGACTCGGCGGACGCGCCGCGCGCCCACGGCGGCCCGTACGCGCCATCCGCCCACGCCCGGCGACGACCGCGCGTGATGAGGAACACGACGAGGCCGATGAGCAGGATCCAGAACACCGGAACCAGGAAGAAGAGCCAGCCGTACCCGGCCGCCCAGGGTCCGGCGTGGGTGGCCACCGTGGCGGCGGCGAGTGTCGTGAGCATGTCGGTCGCTCCTTGATCGTGCGGCCCCGGGTCGGACCGTCATGACCATGCTCTGCGCGCGGCCCGTCCGGCGAATCCGCCCGTGGGAGGCACTCGGGATGCTCCCGCGGGAGCACGCCGTCGGCGCGCGCTACTGCCAGCCGGGCGAGACGAGCCCCGACTCGTAGGCGACCACGACGAGCTGCACGCGGTCGCGTGCGTGCAGCTTCGCCATGATGCGCGAGACATGCGTCTTCGCCGTGAGCGGGCTTAGGATGAGGCGGCCCGCGATCTCGTCGTTCGTGAGGCCCTGGCCCACGAGCCGCAGCACCTCGCGCTCGCGGTCGGTGAGCGCCGTCAGGCGGGATGCGTCCGGCTCGCGCAGGCCCGTCGACATGCGCTCGAGCAGCCGGCGCGTGACGCCCGGCGAGAGGAGCGCGTCGCCCGCCGCGGCGACGCGCACGGCCCGGATGAGGTCGACCGGCTCGGTGTCCTTCACGAGGAACCCGCTCGCCCCGGCCCGCACGGCCCGCGCGACGTACTCGTCGAGCTCGAACGTCGTGACGACGACGACGTGCACGCCGTCGAGGGTCGGGTCGGCGGCGATCCGCTCCGTGGCCCACAGCCCGTCGCCGCCCGGCATCCGGATGTCCATGAGCACGACGTCGGGCGGCGTCGCGCGGACGAGCGCGAGCAGCTCTTCGCCGGTCGAGGCCTCGCCCACGACCTCGATGTCGGGTTCGGCTTCGAGCAGCGCCCGGAAGCCGGCGCGAACCAGCACCTGGTCGTCGGCGAGTGCCACGCGGATCATGCGGTCGCTCCCCACGGCAGTCGGGCGGTCAGTCGCGTTCCGCCGCGCGGCGAGCGGTCGAGCTCGACCGAGCCGCCCAGGAGCGCCGCGCGCTCGCGCATGCCGAGGATGCCGCTGCCCTCCTCGGCGCCCTGGAGGCCGTGCCCGTCGTCGTCGACCGTGAGGCGCAGCTCGTCGCCGAGCCGTTGGACCGTGACCGCGGCCTTCGTCGCTCCGGCGTGGCGGACGACGTTCGTGAGGGCCTCCTGCGCGATCCGATAGGCCGCGAACTGGACGGCCCGGCCCGGAGGATCTTCGATCCGGTCCACGAGCTCCACCTCGAACCCGGGCGAGCGGAGGCCCTCCGCGAGCCGCGGCAGCTCGGCGAGCTCCGCCAGGGGCGCGAGCGGCGCGTCGGCGTCGCCGCGGATGACGCCGAGCACGCTGCGCACCTCCTCGAGCGCCGTCTTCGAGGTGGTCTTGATGTGCTCGAGCGCGGTCCTGGCCTGGCCGGGATCGCGCTCCATGAGGTGCAGCCCGACGCTCGCCTGGACGTTGATCTGCGACAGCGCGTGGCCGATCACGTCGTGCAGTTCGCGGGCGATGCGCACCCGCTCGCGCTCCTCGGCGGTGCGCCGGCGGCGGACGGCCTCGGCGCGGTAGGCGGCGGCACGCTCGCGGCGGACGCGGACGAACGCGCCGATGCCGAAGCACGCGGCCAGGAGCGCGGTCGTGAGCGCGATGCGGAACGGATGCCACGACACGCCGAGCGTCGAACCGAGCGACAGTGCGGCGACCCATGCGGCCACCACCGAGACCACGGCCCACACGAGCGCGCCACGGGCGACCGCGAGCACGATGGCGAAGGCCAGCGCGAGGTACGGCGGCCCGACATCGGGACCGGAGAGCAGGTCGACGAGGGCGAGTGCCGAGACGACCGCCACGGTCGGTCCGGGTGCGCGACGGGAGCCGAGCAGCGCGAGGGGTCCGGCGGCCGCGAGGGCGACCTGGCCGAGTCCGGCGGCCCAGCCAACGTGCAGCCACGCCGCGATGCCGATCGCCGCGGGAACCTGCACGAGGAGGCAGACCACCACGGGCGCGAGGAGCGTGAACGTCGGCGATGGACGGAAGCGCTCGGGCCGACCGTCCCAGTGGGGCGGTCCGTCCCACGGTGACGCGGGCATCCCCCGATGCTAGCGCCGCAGCCGCCGCACCGGATCGTCTGCACGGAGGGACCGCGCGTACTCCGTAGGGAGTAGCCCGCGGCTCACAACAGCGAGACGGGCTTGACGATGTCGGCGTAGATCAGCAGGGCGCTCATGCCGCCGAGGATCACGACGACCGCGAACGTCAGCGGCATGAGCTTGGCGAGGTCGACGGGGCCGGGATCGGGCCGACGGCGCAGCTTCGCCCAGCCGCGGCGGATCGCCTCCCACAGGGCTCCGGCGATGTGCCCGCCGTCGAGCGGAAGCAGCGGGATCAGGTTGAACACGAAGAGGGCGATGTTCAGCGAGGCGAGGATGCCGACCAGTCCGGCGGCCTTCGACGCGAGCGGCACCTCGTCGAGGCTCGCGATCTCGCCGGCGACGCGCCCGACGCCCACGACCGAGATCGGACCGTTGGGGTCGCGCTCCTCGGGGCCGAAGGCGGCCTCGGCCACGTCGACGATGCGCTGGGGCAGGTTGACGATGATGCCCGCGACCGCCTGCACGTTCTCGCCGACCATGGGCAGCACGGCCGTCACCGGCTGGCGCACGGTCTCGGTCGCGGGACCGATGCCGACGAAGCCGGCCTGGACGGTGACCGGGTCGCCCGAGGCATCCGTCACGACCTGGCCCCGCTCGTCGGTCACGTACCGCTCGCTGAGCAACGGCGTGACCTCGAGGGTGACCTCCTCGCCGTCGCGGAGCACGACCATGTCGATCGGCTCGTCGGGGTGGTCGCGGATGATCGCGGTGGACTCGTTCCACGAGTCGATGGGCTCGCCCGCGACGACCACGATGGTGTCGCCGGGCTGCAGTCCCGCCTCCGCGCCGGGTGCGGCCGGGTCGCCGGACTCGCAGGTCTGGCGCTCGCTCGTGGCCGGCAGCGCGCACTCGGACACGCTGCCGATGGTCGTCGAGGCCTGGGCGACGCCGAACCCCATGAGGAGCACCCCGAACAGCACGATCGCGAGCACCAGGTTCATGAAGGGGCCGCCGAACATCACGACGATACGCTTCCACACCGGGAGGCGGTAGAACGCGCGGTCCTCGTCGCCGGGCGTGATCGACTCGGCGCTGGAGTCGCGCGCGTCCTGCACGAGACCGCGGAAGAAGCTCGTGCTGCCGGCGGTGGCGGCCTCGCCCTTGGCCGGCGGGAACATGCCGATCATCGCGATGTACCCGCCGAGCGGGATCGCCTTGACGCCGTACTCGGTCTCGCCTTTCCGCTTCGACCAGACCGTGGGTCCGAAGCCGATCATGTACTGCGTCACCTTGACGCCGAACAGCTTCGCGGGCACCAGGTGCCCGATCTCGTGCAGGCCGATCGAGACGGCGAGGCCGACGACGATGATCGCGACGCCGATCACGAATGCGAGCACGGAATCCACCCCGTCATCGTAGGGGCGATCCCTTGGTGCGCGCTGTCCGCCGGCTGGGAGACGGATGGCGCGGCGTGGGGGTCGGCGCTATTACTTCGCGATGCGCACGTCGGCGGCCCGCCGCGCGTTGCGCTCGGCCTCGGCGAGCGTGTCGACGGTGAGCGTGCCCGAAGACGCCTCGTGCGCATCGACGACGTCGCGGACGATGTCGACGATGCCGGTGAATCCGATGCGCCCGGCGTGGAACGCGGCGACCGCCTGCTCGTTCGCCGCGTTGAAGACGGCGGGGTACTCGCCGCCGGCGCGCCCGACCTGCTTGGCCAGGCGGACGGCCGGGAACGCCGCGTCGTCGAGCGGTTCGAACGTCCACTCCGTCGCGCGCGTCCAGTCGAGGGGTCGGCCGACGGCCGCGACGCGATGCGGCCAGTCGAGACCGAGCGAGATCGGCAGGCGCATGTCGGGCGGAGAGGCCTGCGCGATGGTCGATCCGTCGACGAACTCGACCATCGAGTGCACGATCGACTGCGGGTGCACGACCACGTCGATCCGGTCGTAGTCGACGTCGAACAGCAGGTGCGCCTCGATGACCTCGAGGCCCTTGTTGACGAGGGTCGCGGAGTTCGTCGTGACGACGAGGCCCATGTCCCAGGTCGGGTGCGCCAGTGCGTCGGCCGGCGTCACGCCCGCGAGGTC is a window encoding:
- a CDS encoding SHOCT domain-containing protein codes for the protein MLTTLAAATVATHAGPWAAGYGWLFFLVPVFWILLIGLVVFLITRGRRRAWADGAYGPPWARGASAESTLAERYAKGDIDETEYRARLEVLRANRPNA
- a CDS encoding ABC transporter ATP-binding protein; amino-acid sequence: MSGEQPGAEPILSIRNLFGRIAGQQVVEDVTFDVPATGVTALLGRNGVGKTSTIKSVLGLIDRSGEVRLAGERIDRLPTHRIVQRGVAYVPEDREVFGTLTVAENLRLAERDRMPRRDVVASLFPDLQARLEQRAGTLSGGQQQMVSLARALVNENRLLLVDEPTKGLAPRIVDEVADALAEAARTTPILLVEQNLLVVRRLADRVVVLSSGRVVFTGSADELLDDHDRVQRYLGVHDEREAA
- a CDS encoding sensor histidine kinase, whose product is MPASPWDGPPHWDGRPERFRPSPTFTLLAPVVVCLLVQVPAAIGIAAWLHVGWAAGLGQVALAAAGPLALLGSRRAPGPTVAVVSALALVDLLSGPDVGPPYLALAFAIVLAVARGALVWAVVSVVAAWVAALSLGSTLGVSWHPFRIALTTALLAACFGIGAFVRVRRERAAAYRAEAVRRRRTAEERERVRIARELHDVIGHALSQINVQASVGLHLMERDPGQARTALEHIKTTSKTALEEVRSVLGVIRGDADAPLAPLAELAELPRLAEGLRSPGFEVELVDRIEDPPGRAVQFAAYRIAQEALTNVVRHAGATKAAVTVQRLGDELRLTVDDDGHGLQGAEEGSGILGMRERAALLGGSVELDRSPRGGTRLTARLPWGATA
- the dxr gene encoding 1-deoxy-D-xylulose-5-phosphate reductoisomerase; translated protein: MRSVIILGSTGSIGTQALDVVRANPNRFEVVGLAVGSNRAALDAQAAEFGVEHTAVGVEEAVQLVRGVDADVVLNGITGSVGLRPTIATLERGMTLALANKESLIVGGDLVTRLAGPGQIVPVDSEHSAIAQALRSGTHDEVRRLVLTASGGPFRGRSRDDLAGVTPADALAHPTWDMGLVVTTNSATLVNKGLEVIEAHLLFDVDYDRIDVVVHPQSIVHSMVEFVDGSTIAQASPPDMRLPISLGLDWPHRVAAVGRPLDWTRATEWTFEPLDDAAFPAVRLAKQVGRAGGEYPAVFNAANEQAVAAFHAGRIGFTGIVDIVRDVVDAHEASSGTLTVDTLAEAERNARRAADVRIAK
- a CDS encoding branched-chain amino acid ABC transporter permease, whose translation is MDTVILLLVTGLGLGALYFLVASGLSLIYGLMGVLNFAHGAFLTIAAFLGWEAGRRISDGTWTGLLISALVGILVGATVAVLTEVLVIRRLYERHIEQALVTVGISLAAVALFEGIWGTDPIYTDRPEWLTQTTVILGARIPNDRFLLIACAALVLGGIVLFLRKTRYGLIIRAGVENRHMVTALGIDVRRSFTLVFAIGGAAAGLGGVLASVYYGYVSAHLGSVLLIFAFIVTVIGGLGSLTGAAIASVLVAVLQQFANFFLGGTGDLVVVVLLAAVLLIRPRGLMGKAA
- a CDS encoding acetyl-CoA C-acetyltransferase, whose protein sequence is MSFPDVVLVAGARTPFGRIMGNLAARSAVELGTVAIRGAIEKAGISPDDVDAVIMGQVLQAGAGQNPAKQSAVAAGIPWRVPATTINKVCLSGLVAIADAARLIRLGEARVVVAGGQESMTNAPHVLPSSRKGHLYGGIELVDVTAHDGLTDAFDHESMGASTERFNERYGLGRAEQDEIAAASHVRAGAAQAEGLFDAEIVPVEIPQRKGDPVVVSGDEGVRPDSTVETLGKLRPAFAEGGAITAGNSSPISDGAAAVVVADRAWAEERGLPWLALIGASGQVAGPDNSLHSQPSNAIAAALERDGWTASDLDLVEINEAFAAVSLQSMKDLALDREKVNVHGGAIALGHPIGASGARLALHAALELSRRGGGKAAVALCGGGGQGEALLLSR
- a CDS encoding ABC transporter ATP-binding protein — translated: MTDHVALELEHVTLRIGGALLLKDVSLAVPEGEMLGVIGPNGAGKTTLFNVASGVLRPTEGAVRLGGTDVTRHPVHRRAAAGLGRTFQTSSLFPALDVLENVRLAAQAREGRAASVFRTPRRTDAATRRAAAALEEVGMAHRAGATASGLAHGEKRKVEIAMLIAMEPRVILLDEPMAGVGSADVPALTEVIRGLHRGGRTVLMVEHHMDVVLGLADRVAVMHHGELLAADSPEAVMANPTVQSAYLGSAA
- a CDS encoding response regulator, which encodes MIRVALADDQVLVRAGFRALLEAEPDIEVVGEASTGEELLALVRATPPDVVLMDIRMPGGDGLWATERIAADPTLDGVHVVVVTTFELDEYVARAVRAGASGFLVKDTEPVDLIRAVRVAAAGDALLSPGVTRRLLERMSTGLREPDASRLTALTDREREVLRLVGQGLTNDEIAGRLILSPLTAKTHVSRIMAKLHARDRVQLVVVAYESGLVSPGWQ
- a CDS encoding low temperature requirement protein A, yielding MSETTTRRGGAPSVTGLDHRLRRMTARNPDEPHRTATPLELFFDLVFVAAFSQAGNQTAHLLELGHFASATFAFVFAAFAISWAWINYAWFASAYDNDDVFFRVATMMQMIGVIVLALGLPETFRSIDEGGELRNGIVVIGYIIMRVAVLALWIRAAMHDPEHRRTAIAYVVLISISQIGWIALLVMNLPLDRVFVLWLVLVAFELAGPIIAERIGGRTPWHAHHIAERYGLLVIITLGEIVLGTIVAISAVVEEQGWDLEAVLVTVGGTMLAFGLWWVYFIMPSAKVLARHRERGWMWGYGHIVLFGALAATGAGLHVAAYVIEGVAHIDDSLALLTVVVPVSVFSVALFTLYTLLLREFDPFHILLFVGSIVPLVVAAWLVAAGASIGTGIVIAAFSPIVVAVGYETIGHRHQAAALERALA
- a CDS encoding substrate-binding domain-containing protein encodes the protein MRVTPKYLAPALVAAAATAITLAGCAPTTAGGGGDADEADAAPVAIGMITSQTGPLAAYGEAYTAGFEAGLDYATEGTGEVDGRELDITWEDDQGNPDTAVAKAKDLIGQGTKVLAGTVVSGIATSLAEQAAQNEILYISGPAATDAITGVNDYTFRSGRQTYQDVATAGTFIGDPEGKKVVVFAQDTAFGQGNLAGVQAVLGGQGATVEGVLVAEDATEFTPFAQQLVSAQPDLIFVAWAGASSGAMWTALEQQGVFDAAPVVTGLGDVATYQAYGDASGNISFLNHYFGGAGGTDVEEAMIAHLEENGAEPDLFSVDGFVAAQMIVQAVREGGDDVESMIDALEGWSFESVKGEVTVRAEDHALIQPMYQVSLVEGDAGWEPELVETIDAETVAPPVVD
- a CDS encoding M50 family metallopeptidase; translation: MDSVLAFVIGVAIIVVGLAVSIGLHEIGHLVPAKLFGVKVTQYMIGFGPTVWSKRKGETEYGVKAIPLGGYIAMIGMFPPAKGEAATAGSTSFFRGLVQDARDSSAESITPGDEDRAFYRLPVWKRIVVMFGGPFMNLVLAIVLFGVLLMGFGVAQASTTIGSVSECALPATSERQTCESGDPAAPGAEAGLQPGDTIVVVAGEPIDSWNESTAIIRDHPDEPIDMVVLRDGEEVTLEVTPLLSERYVTDERGQVVTDASGDPVTVQAGFVGIGPATETVRQPVTAVLPMVGENVQAVAGIIVNLPQRIVDVAEAAFGPEERDPNGPISVVGVGRVAGEIASLDEVPLASKAAGLVGILASLNIALFVFNLIPLLPLDGGHIAGALWEAIRRGWAKLRRRPDPGPVDLAKLMPLTFAVVVILGGMSALLIYADIVKPVSLL